One genomic segment of Mesoterricola silvestris includes these proteins:
- a CDS encoding phage fiber-tail adaptor protein — translation MSDFEIFSPRDPGESRVLTISFAGANRLQDGETIVSATWLIEHDDGTASTTTAGTCDTSTHPLVKAQVTGGTHNTTDLHRARAVTSTGRVILAGGLQSVYKGA, via the coding sequence ATCCCGGCGAATCCCGCGTTTTGACCATCTCGTTCGCCGGCGCGAACCGCCTCCAGGATGGGGAAACCATCGTGTCCGCAACGTGGCTCATCGAACACGACGATGGGACCGCCTCCACGACCACGGCGGGGACGTGTGACACCTCCACGCATCCCTTGGTCAAGGCCCAGGTCACCGGGGGAACCCACAACACGACTGACCTCCACAGGGCGCGGGCGGTCACAAGCACGGGCCGGGTCATCCTCGCGGGTGGGCTCCAGTCGGTCTACAAGGGGGCGTGA
- a CDS encoding phage minor head protein gives MTPPIPDKIRSNLISLMVDTTRYEAGLAAKIDRMILQLGQDLIRDLVGSGLDTPRTDWQKSRLRSLLAQAQKTIETGYGDIASFQSDEMTGLIRVSGKGVVTAVNAAMGADIMIPPKWTPELLRSLADGSLIQGAPSADWWARQGADLTNAFADQMRQGVLRGETITQLRDRILGQNLPGVNAAGKVDLRTVQPALRAPIYTARRNAEALVRSSVISMSSAAHHAAYEANSDIMAGETWTATLDISTCPRCGALDSVTFPWGSEHPTPALHFGCRCFLTPQTKSWQQLAREAHGNSTLAKELDNIPEGDRASMDGPVSGKFTYQNWFDAQPKARQVEILGDRKLELYQKGKLSFADMINQKGNPLTIKQLEEMYS, from the coding sequence ATGACACCCCCAATTCCTGACAAGATCCGCTCCAACCTCATCTCCCTCATGGTGGATACCACCCGCTATGAGGCGGGGCTGGCGGCCAAAATTGACCGGATGATCCTCCAGTTGGGGCAAGACCTCATCCGGGATCTCGTGGGGTCAGGGCTCGACACCCCGCGCACGGACTGGCAGAAGTCAAGGCTGCGCTCACTCCTGGCCCAGGCCCAGAAGACCATCGAAACCGGCTATGGGGATATTGCATCCTTCCAGTCCGATGAGATGACCGGCCTCATCCGGGTATCCGGCAAGGGCGTGGTAACCGCCGTGAACGCCGCCATGGGGGCCGACATCATGATCCCGCCCAAATGGACGCCGGAACTTCTCCGGAGCCTTGCAGACGGCTCCCTGATCCAGGGCGCCCCCTCTGCGGACTGGTGGGCAAGGCAGGGGGCGGACCTGACAAACGCCTTCGCAGATCAGATGCGGCAGGGCGTGCTTCGGGGCGAAACCATTACCCAGCTACGGGACCGGATCCTGGGCCAGAACCTCCCCGGGGTCAACGCTGCGGGCAAGGTGGACCTCCGCACGGTCCAGCCCGCCCTCCGAGCCCCGATCTACACGGCCCGCCGCAATGCGGAGGCCCTGGTGCGCTCCAGCGTGATCTCCATGAGCAGCGCGGCCCACCACGCAGCCTATGAGGCCAATTCGGACATCATGGCGGGGGAGACGTGGACGGCCACACTCGACATTTCTACGTGTCCGCGCTGCGGGGCCTTGGATTCTGTAACGTTCCCGTGGGGTTCCGAGCATCCAACCCCTGCGCTTCACTTTGGGTGCCGATGCTTCTTGACCCCGCAGACGAAATCCTGGCAACAACTCGCCCGCGAAGCCCACGGCAATTCCACCCTGGCCAAGGAACTGGACAACATCCCCGAAGGCGACCGCGCCTCTATGGACGGTCCCGTCTCAGGGAAATTCACCTACCAAAACTGGTTTGATGCCCAGCCCAAGGCGCGGCAGGTGGAGATTCTAGGCGACCGGAAATTGGAACTCTACCAGAAGGGCAAGTTGTCCTTCGCAGACATGATCAACCAGAAGGGCAACCCCCTGACCATCAAGCAACTTGAGGAGATGTATTCGTGA
- a CDS encoding DUF6378 domain-containing protein, giving the protein MSNPQSILMEAESLVNGDRQAAYGTPLDNWSRIRDLARATGRPGLSQVTCEDLAILMVLVKLARETASPKRDNAVDGAAYFHILDQVRGQ; this is encoded by the coding sequence GTGAGCAACCCCCAGTCGATCCTCATGGAAGCAGAGTCCCTGGTCAACGGTGACCGGCAAGCGGCATACGGAACGCCCCTGGACAATTGGAGCCGAATCCGAGACCTCGCCAGGGCCACGGGCAGACCCGGCCTTTCCCAGGTCACATGCGAAGACCTGGCCATCCTCATGGTGCTGGTGAAACTGGCCCGCGAAACTGCCAGCCCCAAGCGGGATAACGCCGTGGATGGCGCCGCCTACTTCCACATCCTGGATCAAGTCAGGGGGCAATGA